From Stenotrophomonas nitritireducens, the proteins below share one genomic window:
- a CDS encoding class I SAM-dependent methyltransferase: MRGFPAPPWLWLAPSVAWLPEQLPQGRGLRLHRNPQAPGWAGDMRCALPLPLPSESVKAIVIEHAAAEELEPLLSECARVLMPGGRIWMTVLNRCSPYRAHWQWQGARPPAVGRCRALLQRQGIRCRSLRHYGPLWTQSGNTPGTALPALRALCVLEAEKRTEAFIGPIKASRVSWRGPVAT; encoded by the coding sequence ATGCGCGGATTTCCCGCGCCGCCGTGGCTGTGGCTGGCCCCCAGCGTTGCCTGGCTGCCGGAGCAGTTGCCGCAGGGGCGTGGCCTGCGCCTGCACCGCAACCCGCAGGCACCCGGCTGGGCAGGGGATATGCGCTGTGCCTTGCCGTTGCCGCTGCCCAGCGAGTCGGTCAAGGCCATCGTCATTGAACATGCCGCAGCTGAGGAACTGGAGCCCTTGTTGTCCGAATGCGCGCGGGTGTTGATGCCCGGCGGGCGGATCTGGATGACCGTACTCAACCGCTGCAGTCCGTACCGCGCGCATTGGCAATGGCAGGGCGCGCGGCCACCAGCGGTGGGGCGATGCAGGGCACTTTTGCAGCGGCAAGGCATACGATGTCGCTCGCTGCGGCACTATGGCCCGCTGTGGACGCAGTCGGGCAACACTCCGGGCACGGCTCTGCCGGCCCTGCGCGCGTTGTGCGTGCTGGAAGCTGAAAAACGCACCGAGGCTTTCATCGGCCCGATCAAGGCCAGTCGCGTCAGTTGGCGCGGCCCGGTGGCGACCTGA
- the rnhA gene encoding ribonuclease HI, translating to MKSIEVHTDGACLGNPGPGGWGALLRYKGHERELSGGEGHTTNNRMELMAAIMGLETLSEPCNIILFTDSQYVRQGITEWMPGWVRRNWKTAGGDPVKNRDLWERLHEATQRHQIDWRWVKGHSGDPDNERVDQLARDAAIRVRAGAASN from the coding sequence ATGAAGTCAATTGAAGTACATACCGATGGCGCCTGCCTCGGCAATCCCGGGCCTGGCGGCTGGGGCGCCTTGCTGCGCTACAAAGGCCATGAGCGCGAACTGTCCGGCGGCGAAGGCCATACCACCAACAACCGGATGGAGTTGATGGCCGCGATCATGGGCCTGGAAACGCTGAGCGAGCCCTGCAACATCATCCTGTTCACCGATTCGCAGTACGTGCGCCAGGGCATCACCGAGTGGATGCCGGGCTGGGTGCGGCGCAACTGGAAAACCGCCGGCGGCGACCCGGTCAAGAACCGCGACCTGTGGGAGCGCCTGCACGAGGCCACCCAGCGGCACCAGATCGACTGGCGCTGGGTCAAGGGCCACTCCGGTGACCCGGACAACGAACGCGTGGACCAGCTGGCCCGCGATGCTGCAATCCGCGTGCGCGCTGGCGCCGCGAGCAACTGA
- the dnaQ gene encoding DNA polymerase III subunit epsilon, translating into MRQIVLDTETTGLEWKKGNRVVEIGCVELLERRPSGNNFHRYLKPDCDFESGAAEVTGLSLDFLADKPRFEEVVDEFLAYVDGAELIIHNASFDMGFLENEMSLAGKGRLASRVTVTDTLAMARERYPGQRNSLDALCRRLGVDNAHRTLHGGLLDAQILADVYIALTSGQEEIGFGQPEAESGNAGGVAQAFDASVLLPRPRVLVTASEHEAHEARLARLRKKAGHAWWDGEPVPAASETA; encoded by the coding sequence ATGCGCCAGATTGTCCTTGATACCGAAACCACCGGCCTGGAATGGAAGAAGGGTAACCGCGTGGTCGAAATCGGCTGCGTGGAGCTGCTTGAGCGGCGCCCCAGCGGCAACAACTTCCACCGTTACCTGAAGCCGGATTGCGACTTTGAATCCGGCGCGGCGGAAGTCACCGGCTTGTCGCTGGATTTCCTTGCCGACAAGCCGCGCTTCGAGGAAGTGGTGGATGAGTTCCTGGCCTATGTGGATGGTGCGGAGCTGATCATCCACAACGCCTCGTTCGACATGGGCTTCCTCGAAAACGAGATGAGCCTGGCCGGCAAGGGCCGCCTGGCCAGCCGGGTGACGGTGACCGATACCCTGGCCATGGCGCGCGAGCGTTACCCGGGGCAGCGCAATTCGCTGGATGCGCTGTGCCGGCGCCTGGGCGTGGACAACGCCCACCGCACCCTGCATGGCGGCCTGCTCGATGCGCAGATCCTGGCCGACGTCTACATCGCGCTGACCTCGGGCCAGGAAGAGATCGGCTTTGGTCAGCCGGAAGCCGAGTCGGGCAATGCAGGCGGCGTCGCCCAGGCATTCGATGCCTCGGTGCTGCTGCCACGGCCGCGCGTGCTGGTTACCGCGTCCGAGCATGAAGCACATGAGGCGCGCCTGGCCCGGCTGCGCAAGAAGGCCGGCCACGCCTGGTGGGATGGCGAGCCGGTACCGGCAGCCAGCGAAACGGCTTGA
- a CDS encoding PP2C family protein-serine/threonine phosphatase translates to MIEFGHLSHVGLRRQLNEDTYYGDGELGLWLIADGMGGHACGEVASALARETIVREVRSGAALVQAIRTADEEIIRTSRRRIDSLPMGTTVVAARVQGNRFEVAWVGDSRAYLWRDGKLAQLSQDHSYVQELIAQGTLTAEQARAHPHRNVVTQALGVTDPAHLNVATMTGELRPGMQLLICSDGLTEEVDDAGLSQALAHGDCSAQECVDALIAAALDGGGSDNVTAILVRCH, encoded by the coding sequence ATGATCGAATTTGGACACCTCAGCCATGTCGGCCTGCGCCGCCAGCTCAATGAAGACACCTACTACGGTGACGGCGAGCTGGGGCTGTGGCTGATAGCCGATGGCATGGGCGGCCACGCCTGCGGCGAGGTTGCCAGCGCGTTGGCGCGCGAAACCATCGTCCGCGAAGTCCGCAGCGGTGCTGCCCTGGTTCAAGCCATCCGCACTGCCGACGAAGAAATCATCCGCACCTCGCGCCGTCGCATTGACAGCCTGCCCATGGGCACCACCGTGGTGGCCGCGCGCGTGCAGGGCAACCGTTTTGAAGTGGCTTGGGTGGGCGACAGCCGTGCCTATCTGTGGCGCGACGGCAAGCTGGCCCAGCTCAGCCAGGACCACAGCTATGTGCAGGAGCTGATCGCGCAGGGCACGCTAACCGCCGAGCAGGCCCGCGCCCACCCGCACCGCAATGTGGTGACCCAGGCGCTGGGCGTGACCGACCCGGCCCACCTCAACGTCGCCACCATGACCGGCGAACTGCGCCCGGGCATGCAGCTGCTGATCTGCAGTGACGGCCTCACCGAGGAAGTGGACGATGCCGGCCTCAGCCAGGCGTTGGCCCACGGCGACTGCAGCGCGCAGGAATGCGTGGACGCACTGATCGCCGCCGCGCTGGATGGCGGCGGCTCGGACAACGTCACCGCCATCCTGGTCCGCTGCCACTAA
- a CDS encoding restriction endonuclease subunit S: MNIDAENFMVGELVSIQAGYPFRGSIEESADGEVLAVQMRDVDLDHGVKWSDVTRTTLAGRKPPDWLKAGDILFVAKGARFYAVCIDEPPSPAVCSPHFFLLRVASQGLLLPAFLAWQINQPPFQRQLQQAAEGSSQLSIRRPVLESLTLCVPSLADQQRIVALADLARQERHTLNQLIQNREQQLQALAESLAHAAQAGH; this comes from the coding sequence ATGAACATTGATGCAGAAAATTTCATGGTTGGAGAGTTGGTCTCCATTCAAGCGGGCTACCCCTTTCGCGGCTCCATTGAGGAGTCGGCCGATGGTGAAGTTCTGGCGGTGCAGATGAGGGATGTTGACCTTGACCATGGGGTCAAATGGTCTGACGTCACGCGCACCACGCTTGCAGGCCGCAAACCACCTGACTGGCTCAAGGCTGGGGACATACTGTTCGTCGCTAAAGGTGCTCGGTTCTATGCCGTATGCATTGATGAGCCGCCGAGCCCTGCTGTGTGCAGCCCTCACTTCTTTCTGCTCCGAGTGGCCTCCCAAGGTCTATTGCTGCCTGCTTTCCTGGCGTGGCAAATAAACCAACCGCCATTTCAGCGTCAGCTTCAGCAAGCCGCTGAAGGCAGCAGCCAGTTGAGTATCCGCCGCCCCGTACTGGAATCGCTCACGCTGTGCGTGCCCTCGCTGGCGGACCAGCAACGCATCGTTGCCCTGGCTGACCTTGCCCGTCAGGAGCGCCACACGCTCAATCAACTCATTCAAAACCGCGAGCAGCAACTTCAAGCGCTCGCAGAGAGTCTTGCGCATGCTGCGCAGGCCGGTCACTGA
- a CDS encoding type I restriction-modification system subunit M, translating into MNSTNTKIVSVSQDEINAAVWAACDTFRGTVDPSIYKDFVLTMLFLKYVSDVWQDHYDAYKKQYGDHPELIKEMLKNERFVLPASASFYALHALRHSPGNGERIDKALHAIEEANITKLRDVFQDISFNSNKLGDEQQKNDILRHLLEDFAKPELDLRPSRVGQLDVIGNAYEFLIKNFASTSGKKAGEFYTPPEVSALMARLMAPQEGDEICDPTCGSGSLLMKCGRLIRENTGSRKYALYGQEAIGSTWALAKMNMFLHGEDNHRIEWGDTIRNPKLLDGDAALKHFDIVVANPPFSLEKWGHEGADADKFSRFRRGVPPRTKGDYAFILHMIETMKPGTGRMAVVVPHGVLFRGAAEGRIRQKLIEENLLDVVIGLPEKLFYGTGIPAAVLVFRKNKADDKVLFIDASRDFEAGKNQNLLREADLQRILDTVATRQSVDKYAYLATPAEIAENDFNLNIPRYVDTFEEEAEIDLVAVRKEREQLKAELASLEAQMAVYLKELGYE; encoded by the coding sequence ATGAACAGTACAAACACCAAAATCGTCTCTGTAAGCCAGGACGAGATCAACGCCGCCGTCTGGGCCGCCTGCGACACCTTCCGCGGCACCGTGGACCCGAGCATCTACAAGGACTTCGTCCTGACCATGCTGTTCCTCAAGTACGTGTCGGATGTCTGGCAGGACCACTACGACGCCTACAAGAAGCAGTACGGTGATCATCCTGAGCTGATTAAGGAAATGCTCAAAAACGAGCGTTTCGTGCTGCCCGCCAGTGCCAGCTTCTATGCCTTGCACGCCCTACGGCACAGCCCCGGCAACGGCGAGCGCATCGACAAGGCGCTGCACGCCATCGAAGAGGCCAACATCACCAAGCTGCGCGATGTGTTCCAGGACATCAGCTTCAACTCAAACAAGCTGGGCGACGAGCAGCAGAAGAACGACATCCTGCGCCACCTGCTGGAAGACTTCGCCAAGCCCGAGCTGGACTTGCGCCCCAGCCGTGTCGGCCAGCTCGATGTGATCGGCAATGCCTACGAATTCCTCATCAAGAACTTTGCCTCCACCAGCGGCAAAAAGGCGGGCGAGTTCTATACCCCGCCCGAAGTCTCCGCTCTCATGGCTCGCCTGATGGCGCCGCAAGAGGGAGACGAAATCTGTGACCCCACCTGCGGTTCCGGGTCGCTGTTGATGAAGTGCGGCCGCCTGATTCGTGAGAACACCGGCTCTCGCAAGTACGCGCTCTATGGGCAGGAAGCCATCGGCAGCACCTGGGCGCTGGCCAAGATGAACATGTTCCTGCATGGCGAGGACAACCACCGCATCGAATGGGGTGACACCATCCGCAACCCCAAGCTGCTGGATGGAGACGCTGCCCTCAAACACTTCGACATCGTGGTGGCCAACCCGCCGTTCAGCCTTGAAAAGTGGGGGCATGAGGGTGCCGATGCCGACAAGTTCAGCCGCTTCCGGCGGGGCGTGCCGCCACGTACTAAGGGTGATTACGCCTTCATCCTGCACATGATCGAGACCATGAAGCCAGGCACCGGCCGGATGGCGGTGGTTGTTCCGCATGGCGTGCTGTTCCGTGGCGCTGCCGAGGGGCGCATTCGCCAGAAGTTGATCGAAGAGAACCTGCTCGACGTGGTGATTGGCCTGCCCGAAAAACTGTTCTACGGCACCGGCATCCCCGCCGCGGTGCTGGTGTTCCGCAAGAACAAGGCCGACGACAAGGTGTTGTTCATCGACGCTAGCCGTGACTTCGAGGCCGGCAAGAACCAGAACCTGCTGCGCGAAGCTGACCTGCAGCGCATCCTGGATACCGTCGCCACACGGCAAAGCGTGGACAAGTACGCCTACCTCGCCACGCCTGCCGAGATTGCCGAGAACGACTTCAACCTCAACATCCCGCGCTATGTGGACACCTTTGAGGAAGAAGCCGAAATCGACCTGGTGGCCGTGCGCAAGGAGCGCGAGCAGCTCAAGGCCGAGCTGGCCAGCCTGGAAGCTCAGATGGCCGTCTACCTGAAGGAGCTGGGCTATGAGTAA
- a CDS encoding virulence RhuM family protein, translating to MSKTPKPSKPTKAMAASVELQASASAESQGEFVLYTTDDGLTRVEMRADGGSLWLSQAEIATLFQTTPQNVTQHVKAIYAEGEADPEATCKSSLQVRQEGGRLVRRNVRFYSLEVILAVGYRARSARGTQFRQWATANLSEYLLKGFVLDDVRLKNPPVGDSVLPDRFGELLERIRDIRASERRMYLRVREIFALAADYAPTLPETTAFFRIIQNKLHYAVSGQTAAEIIRTRADHTQPNMGLTTTRKAHVQKADVGVAKNYLNEQEITELNRIVTMWLDFAEDQATRRKEVFLKDWAEKLDAFLSFNDRQVLVGAGKVSHKQAVAHAQSEYEQFAEQRRVALEAEGETFAVRMLGAASADDGALEELGKVAKRLTKKKGSRDAA from the coding sequence ATGAGTAAAACACCAAAACCCAGCAAGCCGACCAAGGCGATGGCTGCATCGGTGGAGTTGCAGGCATCAGCCAGCGCCGAAAGCCAGGGCGAATTCGTTCTCTACACCACTGACGACGGCCTCACCCGTGTTGAAATGCGGGCCGATGGCGGCTCGCTTTGGCTCAGCCAGGCAGAAATTGCCACGCTGTTCCAGACCACGCCACAGAACGTCACCCAGCATGTGAAAGCCATTTACGCCGAGGGGGAGGCAGACCCCGAGGCAACTTGTAAGTCCAGCTTACAAGTTCGCCAGGAGGGTGGCCGGCTCGTCCGCCGCAATGTGCGCTTCTATAGCCTGGAGGTCATCTTGGCCGTGGGCTACCGGGCGCGCTCGGCACGCGGCACTCAGTTCCGCCAATGGGCCACGGCCAACTTGAGCGAATACCTCCTCAAGGGCTTCGTGCTCGACGACGTGCGCCTGAAGAACCCGCCTGTGGGTGACTCTGTACTACCAGACCGCTTCGGCGAGTTGTTGGAGCGCATCCGCGACATCCGCGCCAGCGAGCGTCGCATGTACCTGAGGGTGCGCGAAATCTTCGCCCTGGCGGCTGATTACGCACCCACGCTGCCCGAGACCACCGCCTTTTTCCGCATCATCCAGAACAAGCTGCACTACGCCGTATCGGGCCAGACCGCCGCCGAGATCATCCGCACCCGCGCCGACCACACCCAGCCCAACATGGGCCTGACCACCACCCGCAAGGCCCACGTGCAGAAGGCCGACGTGGGAGTGGCCAAGAACTACCTGAACGAGCAGGAAATCACCGAGCTGAACCGCATCGTCACCATGTGGCTGGACTTTGCTGAAGACCAAGCCACGCGCCGCAAAGAGGTGTTCCTGAAAGATTGGGCCGAAAAGCTCGATGCCTTCCTCAGCTTCAATGACCGCCAGGTGCTGGTGGGTGCCGGCAAGGTGTCGCACAAGCAGGCGGTGGCTCATGCGCAGAGTGAGTACGAGCAGTTTGCAGAGCAGCGACGTGTGGCGCTGGAGGCTGAGGGGGAAACATTTGCTGTTCGCATGCTGGGTGCGGCATCGGCAGATGATGGCGCCTTGGAGGAGTTGGGCAAGGTCGCAAAGCGGCTGACAAAAAAGAAGGGAAGCCGTGATGCTGCCTAA
- a CDS encoding restriction endonuclease subunit S: protein MLPKSWRRSTLGEIARVTSGGTPDRSRPDYWGGDVPWVTTGEIQFNTITDTVEKITAAGLQNSSAKLFPPGTLLMAMYGQGKTRGQVAKLSIDAATNQACAAIQLRDKHDVDFYFQYLTSQYEELRELGNAGTQKNLNGGIIKGLGVPVPPYCEQRRIAEILSTWDQAIATAERLLANSQRCTRDLMVSMLSGRRRFPGFTGKWRYVDFDAVFERVTRKNNTQNTNVLTISAEHGLISQRDYFNKSVASANLSGYTLLYRYDFAYNKSYSTGYPMGAIKPLLDYDAGVVSSLYLCFKLRDDVDADFDFFRHYFEAGLLNQEIEGVAQEGARNHGLLNVSVTDFFKLQLHIPNAPEQRRIAEVINVARAEEARLQAQVQALRQEKSALMSQLLTGKRRVKLPEAETEAQA, encoded by the coding sequence ATGCTGCCTAAGTCATGGCGCCGTTCAACGCTGGGCGAAATTGCCCGTGTCACTTCGGGCGGAACCCCTGATCGAAGCCGACCTGACTACTGGGGCGGCGATGTGCCCTGGGTCACGACCGGCGAGATTCAATTCAACACAATCACTGACACCGTCGAAAAGATCACCGCAGCGGGTTTGCAGAATTCCTCAGCCAAGCTCTTTCCACCGGGCACGCTGTTGATGGCCATGTATGGGCAGGGTAAGACGCGGGGGCAGGTTGCGAAACTGAGCATTGACGCCGCGACTAATCAAGCTTGTGCAGCGATCCAACTACGGGACAAGCACGACGTTGACTTCTACTTTCAGTACCTGACCTCTCAATACGAGGAGCTGCGCGAACTGGGCAATGCCGGGACACAAAAAAACCTGAACGGAGGAATCATCAAGGGTTTGGGTGTTCCAGTGCCCCCTTACTGCGAGCAGCGCCGCATCGCCGAAATCCTTTCGACCTGGGATCAAGCCATCGCCACTGCGGAGCGGCTGCTGGCGAACAGCCAGCGGTGCACCCGTGACCTGATGGTGTCGATGTTGTCAGGCCGCCGCCGTTTTCCTGGGTTCACGGGTAAGTGGCGTTACGTGGATTTCGATGCCGTCTTTGAAAGGGTTACGCGCAAAAACAACACGCAGAACACCAATGTGTTGACGATCTCGGCGGAGCATGGGCTCATCAGTCAACGCGACTACTTCAACAAGTCCGTCGCCAGTGCCAACCTCAGTGGCTACACGCTGCTGTATCGGTATGACTTCGCTTACAACAAGAGCTATTCGACAGGCTACCCGATGGGGGCCATCAAGCCACTTCTGGACTATGACGCGGGTGTTGTGTCGAGCCTGTACCTCTGCTTCAAATTGCGCGACGACGTGGACGCCGACTTCGACTTCTTCCGTCATTACTTTGAAGCGGGCCTGCTGAATCAGGAGATTGAAGGCGTCGCACAAGAAGGTGCGCGAAACCACGGCCTGCTGAACGTGAGCGTGACAGACTTCTTCAAACTGCAGCTCCACATTCCCAACGCGCCAGAGCAGCGGCGCATTGCCGAGGTCATCAATGTCGCCAGGGCTGAGGAGGCGCGGCTGCAGGCTCAAGTGCAGGCCTTGCGACAAGAAAAATCCGCCCTGATGTCCCAGCTCCTGACTGGCAAACGCCGCGTCAAGCTGCCCGAAGCCGAAACCGAGGCGCAGGCATGA
- a CDS encoding type I restriction endonuclease subunit R: MNTTPNSREQYSAHLPALHLLCNLGWNFLTTAQALTLRGSTREVLFKPRLIEVLQTRRYEYKGQWYPLSPSGIDQIVRELSALSLAEGLMPANERLYGKLALGITVTEFMPDGKKHQPTIAVIDWTDATANLWDVTEELEVLAAQGTHHRTPDVVAYVNGIPLVVIEAKRPESGGGSHPAKAMVTEGISQHLRNQRPDEIPNLFAYAQLLLSISQTEGRYGTTHTAAKFWAKWREEEFDEAHLQALKNQALKPDVRTALFDGKPAELAAYFDTLWSAAMQATEQDRLLVSLLNPARLLEFLRGYVLFDRKVGKIVARYQQFFGIRALLARISQKKPESQGGGREGGVVWHTTGSGKSFTMVFLTKALLLVDALKECRIVVVTDRIDLETQLARNFMTGGAFGSSIATQKEGEKSRILSGRDLAKRIGTGTERITFTLVHKFNSASKLPECRNDSADMIVLVDEGHRSHGGETHERMKKALPKAAYIAFTGTPLLKDEKTANKFGPIVHAYTMQRAVEDETVAPLLYEERVPELDINEEAVNRWFEKITSNLSDAQRTDLKKKFAKKGAIYGAANRIELIAWDIATHFNENIKKLGLGLKGQVATDSKLDAIRYKKALDDTGLVTSAVVISAPDTREGNSDVDEDTLPEVQKWWKQAMATCGNDAETYEKQVVSDFGTDGAPDLLIVVDKLLTGFDEPRNTVLYIDKPLKGHNLIQAVARVNRLHDAKRYGVLVDYRGILKELDTAIRSYQDLEARTQGGFDISDLEGLCRQFNTEYKRLPALHDALWSFFKSVTNKLDSEQYRQVLAPKFVKGSDGEEYDERQKLRDDFYEALTAFGLCLQTALSSRSFFEDKSFSEAQIARYKADLRFFTELRQTARRDAMETVDYSVFEEQIRKLVDKQVIGTEVRDPDGVYLVHQLGQAEDPKDWSEEKTRNETDMIRTRLRKTIEQELAADPYAQKVFGELLRQAIAEAEAMFDHPLKQYALFKSFEEKLDARSAPDLPDALADKPNAKVYFGAMRLVLGDETFAGLNGDLKDKLVQQAIAMDTVVRDAVAENSLNPQNIEAAIRKGLLPLLFGTLGLDNAKLVVEQVIQITRIGLIRS, from the coding sequence ATGAACACCACGCCCAACTCCCGAGAGCAGTACAGCGCCCACCTGCCCGCGCTGCACCTGCTGTGCAACCTGGGCTGGAACTTTCTGACCACGGCGCAGGCGCTGACTCTGCGCGGCAGCACGCGCGAGGTGCTGTTCAAGCCCCGGCTGATCGAGGTGCTGCAAACCCGGCGCTACGAATACAAGGGCCAGTGGTACCCGTTGTCGCCCAGCGGCATCGACCAGATCGTGCGGGAGTTGTCGGCGCTCAGTCTGGCTGAAGGGCTGATGCCCGCCAATGAGCGGCTGTATGGCAAGCTGGCGCTGGGCATCACGGTGACGGAGTTCATGCCCGATGGCAAAAAGCACCAGCCGACCATAGCGGTCATCGATTGGACTGACGCCACGGCCAACCTTTGGGATGTGACCGAAGAGCTGGAGGTGCTGGCCGCGCAGGGCACGCACCACCGAACGCCCGATGTGGTGGCGTACGTGAACGGCATCCCGCTGGTCGTCATTGAGGCCAAGCGGCCGGAGTCGGGCGGCGGCAGCCACCCCGCCAAGGCGATGGTGACGGAGGGCATCAGCCAGCACCTGCGCAACCAGCGGCCTGATGAGATTCCCAACCTATTTGCCTATGCACAGCTGCTGCTGTCCATCAGCCAGACCGAGGGGCGCTACGGCACCACCCACACGGCGGCCAAGTTCTGGGCCAAGTGGCGTGAAGAGGAGTTTGACGAGGCCCACCTGCAGGCGCTCAAAAACCAGGCGTTGAAGCCGGATGTGCGCACTGCGCTGTTCGACGGCAAGCCTGCCGAGCTGGCCGCGTACTTCGACACGCTGTGGAGCGCCGCCATGCAGGCTACCGAGCAGGACCGCTTGCTGGTGAGCTTGTTGAACCCGGCACGGCTGCTCGAATTCCTGCGCGGCTATGTCCTGTTCGACCGCAAGGTGGGCAAGATCGTGGCCCGCTACCAGCAGTTCTTTGGCATCCGTGCGCTGCTGGCACGCATCAGCCAGAAGAAGCCCGAATCACAAGGCGGTGGCCGCGAGGGTGGCGTGGTGTGGCACACCACGGGGTCGGGCAAAAGCTTCACTATGGTGTTCCTGACCAAGGCGCTACTGCTGGTGGATGCCTTGAAGGAATGCCGCATAGTGGTGGTGACCGACCGCATTGACCTGGAAACCCAGCTTGCCCGTAACTTCATGACCGGTGGCGCCTTTGGCTCCAGTATCGCCACGCAAAAAGAGGGTGAAAAAAGCCGCATTCTTTCTGGGCGCGACTTGGCTAAGCGTATTGGTACTGGCACGGAGCGCATCACCTTCACGCTGGTACACAAGTTCAATTCGGCATCCAAACTGCCGGAGTGCCGCAACGACTCGGCCGACATGATTGTGCTGGTGGACGAAGGCCACCGCAGCCATGGCGGTGAAACGCATGAGCGCATGAAGAAGGCGCTGCCCAAGGCGGCCTACATCGCCTTCACCGGCACCCCGTTGCTCAAGGACGAAAAGACGGCCAACAAGTTCGGCCCCATCGTGCATGCCTACACCATGCAGCGCGCGGTGGAGGACGAAACCGTGGCCCCGCTGCTGTACGAAGAGCGTGTACCCGAGTTGGACATCAACGAAGAGGCGGTGAACCGCTGGTTCGAGAAGATCACCAGCAACCTCAGCGATGCCCAGCGCACCGACCTGAAAAAGAAGTTCGCCAAGAAGGGCGCCATCTACGGTGCAGCCAACCGCATTGAGTTGATTGCCTGGGACATCGCCACCCACTTCAACGAGAACATCAAAAAGCTGGGTCTTGGCCTGAAGGGACAGGTTGCCACCGACAGCAAGCTCGACGCCATTCGCTACAAGAAGGCGCTGGACGACACCGGCTTGGTGACCAGTGCGGTGGTGATCTCGGCCCCGGACACGCGTGAAGGCAATTCCGATGTGGACGAGGACACGCTGCCCGAGGTGCAAAAGTGGTGGAAGCAAGCCATGGCCACCTGCGGCAACGATGCCGAGACCTATGAGAAGCAGGTGGTCAGTGACTTTGGTACGGACGGTGCCCCTGACTTGCTGATCGTTGTAGACAAGCTGCTGACGGGCTTTGATGAGCCCCGCAACACGGTGCTGTACATCGACAAGCCCCTGAAAGGACACAATCTGATTCAGGCCGTGGCACGCGTCAACCGCCTGCATGACGCCAAGCGTTACGGCGTACTGGTGGACTATCGAGGGATCTTGAAGGAACTCGACACTGCCATCCGCTCCTACCAGGACTTGGAAGCTCGCACGCAAGGCGGCTTTGACATCAGCGACCTGGAGGGCCTGTGCCGACAGTTCAACACGGAGTACAAGCGCCTGCCTGCTTTGCACGATGCACTGTGGTCGTTCTTCAAGTCGGTAACCAACAAGCTCGACAGCGAGCAGTACCGGCAGGTACTGGCACCGAAATTTGTGAAGGGTAGCGATGGCGAGGAGTATGACGAGCGGCAGAAGCTGCGAGACGACTTCTACGAGGCACTGACAGCATTTGGCCTGTGCTTGCAGACAGCGCTTTCATCCCGCAGCTTCTTCGAGGACAAGAGCTTTTCTGAAGCGCAGATCGCCCGGTACAAGGCTGATCTCCGCTTCTTCACCGAGCTGCGCCAGACCGCTCGTCGTGATGCGATGGAGACGGTGGATTACAGCGTCTTTGAAGAGCAAATCCGAAAGCTGGTGGACAAACAGGTCATCGGAACGGAAGTGCGAGACCCTGATGGCGTCTATCTGGTGCACCAATTGGGGCAGGCGGAAGACCCGAAGGACTGGTCGGAAGAGAAAACGCGCAACGAGACGGACATGATCCGTACCCGGCTGCGCAAAACCATCGAGCAGGAGCTGGCGGCCGACCCCTATGCACAGAAAGTGTTTGGCGAGCTGCTGCGTCAGGCCATCGCTGAAGCGGAGGCCATGTTCGACCATCCATTGAAGCAGTACGCCCTGTTCAAGTCCTTTGAAGAAAAGCTGGACGCCCGTTCCGCCCCGGATCTGCCGGATGCTTTGGCAGACAAGCCAAATGCCAAGGTCTACTTTGGCGCAATGCGTCTCGTGCTGGGGGACGAGACCTTTGCAGGGTTGAATGGGGATTTGAAGGACAAGCTGGTGCAACAAGCGATTGCCATGGACACCGTGGTGCGCGACGCAGTGGCAGAGAACTCACTTAACCCACAGAACATTGAGGCTGCCATTCGCAAGGGTCTGTTGCCCCTGTTGTTTGGCACGCTGGGCTTGGACAACGCCAAGTTGGTGGTCGAGCAAGTGATCCAGATCACGCGTATCGGTTTGATCAGGTCTTGA